One genomic window of Polyangium aurulentum includes the following:
- a CDS encoding RNA polymerase sigma factor has protein sequence MKKAAHLDIAADRRRPGGDVRALPAGEGVSDASLVERARAGDRWAEEVIYRRYVGTIAGLAVRLLRSRSEMEDVVQETFAIALERLGSLRDGNALRGWLAQIAVGQVRRRFRRRRLLALLGLDRTEEDAPFESLAAEGITAEEAAELGAIDALLTTLPVEQRIAWVLRHVEGESLEDVARACSCSLATAKRRIAAAEARVNIHVRPT, from the coding sequence GTGAAGAAAGCTGCCCACCTCGACATCGCCGCGGATCGGAGGAGACCGGGCGGGGACGTCCGCGCGCTGCCGGCGGGTGAAGGCGTGAGCGACGCGAGCCTCGTCGAGCGCGCGAGGGCCGGCGATCGGTGGGCCGAGGAGGTGATCTACAGGCGGTATGTCGGGACAATCGCGGGGCTCGCCGTGCGGCTGCTCCGGAGCCGGTCGGAGATGGAGGACGTGGTTCAAGAGACGTTCGCGATCGCGCTGGAGCGGCTCGGATCGCTGCGCGACGGCAATGCGCTCCGGGGGTGGCTCGCGCAGATCGCCGTCGGGCAGGTGCGGCGGCGATTTCGGCGGCGCAGGCTCCTCGCGCTGCTCGGCCTCGATCGAACGGAGGAGGACGCACCCTTCGAGTCGCTCGCGGCGGAGGGCATCACCGCCGAGGAGGCGGCGGAGCTCGGCGCGATCGACGCGCTCCTCACGACGTTGCCGGTGGAGCAGCGGATCGCGTGGGTGTTGCGTCACGTGGAGGGCGAGAGCCTCGAGGACGTGGCGCGGGCGTGCTCGTGCTCGCTGGCGACGGCGAAGCGGCGGATCGCCGCGGCGGAGGCGCGCGTGAACATTCATGTGAGGCCGACATGA
- a CDS encoding FecR domain-containing protein produces MSELRGPLRDRMRSPLNEAEVRRIWRAIDVRRARAVRRPSRIVHAGLALACAGLLALVLVLVRGRGDAGAGVCDGDREACVAAGPLTLAGGGEIGKLEAMPGALAPVRFELSDGSVIELSHGAKLVALESTRAAFSALLSEGRGHFHVKKGGPRRWSIECGLATVEVVGTRFVIDRSPGRVRVEVLEGAVLVRGERLPDRVRKLLPGESVDVDESGAHTEIVAPPLPTATARVEPPAAGSAVAPGGGAPVTRAARGSAWRERVGRGDHRGAYEILGAAGIERETAGGDVDALLLLADIARLSGHPGEAIAPLSKIVRERARDPRASLAAFTMGRLQLDSLGQPDRAARSFETSVSLGLGEPLLEDAMARLVEARARAGDKEGARAALTEYERRFPAGRRAREARRWAGEP; encoded by the coding sequence ATGAGCGAGCTGCGCGGCCCGTTGCGCGATCGAATGCGCAGCCCCTTGAACGAGGCGGAGGTGCGGCGGATCTGGCGTGCAATCGACGTCCGCCGCGCGCGCGCCGTCAGGCGTCCTTCGAGGATCGTGCACGCAGGGCTCGCGCTCGCGTGCGCGGGGCTTTTGGCCCTGGTCCTCGTGCTCGTCCGAGGGCGCGGCGACGCGGGCGCGGGCGTGTGCGACGGCGATCGCGAGGCGTGCGTCGCGGCAGGACCGCTCACGCTCGCGGGTGGCGGCGAGATCGGCAAGCTCGAAGCGATGCCCGGCGCGCTCGCGCCCGTGCGGTTCGAGCTATCGGACGGCTCGGTGATCGAGCTGTCGCACGGCGCGAAGCTCGTGGCGCTGGAGAGCACGCGCGCGGCGTTCTCGGCGCTCCTGTCGGAGGGGCGCGGGCATTTTCATGTGAAAAAGGGCGGCCCGAGGCGCTGGTCGATCGAATGCGGACTCGCGACCGTCGAGGTCGTTGGGACGCGGTTCGTCATCGATCGGAGCCCCGGGCGCGTGCGCGTCGAGGTGCTCGAGGGCGCCGTCCTCGTCCGCGGGGAGCGGCTCCCGGATCGCGTACGAAAGCTCCTGCCCGGCGAGAGCGTGGACGTCGACGAATCGGGGGCCCATACCGAGATCGTTGCGCCTCCATTGCCGACTGCGACGGCGCGGGTCGAGCCGCCTGCCGCTGGGTCGGCCGTCGCGCCTGGCGGAGGAGCGCCCGTCACGCGGGCCGCGCGAGGGTCGGCGTGGCGGGAGCGCGTGGGCCGGGGCGATCATCGAGGCGCTTACGAGATTCTCGGCGCGGCGGGAATCGAGCGGGAGACGGCCGGCGGCGACGTCGACGCGCTCCTCTTGCTCGCCGATATCGCGAGGCTCTCGGGCCACCCCGGGGAGGCCATCGCGCCGCTCTCGAAGATCGTGAGGGAGAGAGCGCGCGATCCGCGTGCCTCGCTTGCGGCCTTCACGATGGGGCGGCTCCAGCTCGATTCGCTGGGGCAGCCCGATCGCGCTGCCAGATCCTTCGAGACGTCGGTGAGCCTCGGGCTGGGCGAGCCGCTGCTCGAGGACGCAATGGCGCGGCTCGTCGAGGCGCGCGCCCGGGCCGGCGACAAAGAGGGCGCGCGCGCGGCATTGACCGAATACGAGCGACGGTTTCCCGCGGGGCGCAGGGCGCGCGAAGCACGCCGGTGGGCGGGCGAGCCATGA
- a CDS encoding MFS transporter, with protein sequence MSQAHATIEDLERLHSGSMNNADSAAAPRRAGAVLAVLCAAVFMASLDMFVVNVAFTKIGADFAASSVARLSFILNGYTIFYGALLVPAGRLADRFGRRAGFLFGLALFTIASLACGASTSLDALIASRCLQAIGAAVLTPTSLGLVITTFPGPARARAVRIWTASGALAGAAGPIVGGLLVDASWRWIFLLNLPIGIAALVATVRLVPATPGDRTSRFPDVLGGVLLVVATGALALGLVEAPDRGFTSSHAWLAWAATAASLAWFAVRTSRHSSPIVDPRLLRHPAFVWSNLALGLLSVAFAAELLGVVLAFEKIFHGSMLTIGFAMAPGPCLVPLWAALGHRLNQRWSAGAVVFVGALAFAAAPLAMIAGSQGGLHYLGILPGWVLAGVGVGFAIPTGFAAATATLPPEQSSTGSAVANMSRQVGMVIGTSVLLGIMGAAVTERAFASGFWFASAVSAIGAAAALGLRRVTSPRLSLRSSGRD encoded by the coding sequence GTGTCCCAAGCTCACGCAACCATCGAGGATCTCGAGCGCCTGCACAGCGGATCGATGAACAACGCCGACTCCGCCGCCGCGCCGAGGCGCGCTGGGGCCGTCCTCGCGGTGCTCTGCGCGGCCGTGTTCATGGCGTCGCTCGACATGTTCGTCGTCAACGTCGCCTTCACGAAGATCGGCGCCGACTTCGCGGCGTCGTCGGTCGCGCGTCTGAGCTTCATCCTCAACGGCTACACCATCTTCTACGGCGCGCTGCTCGTGCCGGCCGGCCGCCTCGCCGACCGATTCGGCCGCCGCGCGGGGTTCCTCTTCGGCCTCGCCCTCTTCACGATCGCGAGCCTCGCGTGCGGCGCGAGCACGAGCCTCGACGCCCTCATCGCCTCGCGATGCCTTCAGGCGATCGGGGCGGCCGTCCTCACGCCGACGAGCCTCGGGCTCGTGATCACGACCTTCCCCGGCCCCGCGCGCGCGCGCGCCGTTCGCATCTGGACCGCGTCCGGCGCGCTCGCGGGGGCCGCGGGGCCGATCGTCGGGGGGCTCCTCGTCGACGCGTCGTGGCGCTGGATCTTCCTCTTGAACCTCCCGATCGGCATCGCGGCCCTGGTCGCGACCGTGCGCCTCGTCCCGGCGACGCCCGGCGATCGAACCTCGCGCTTCCCCGACGTGCTCGGAGGCGTCCTCCTCGTCGTGGCCACGGGCGCCCTCGCGCTCGGTCTGGTCGAGGCGCCCGATCGCGGCTTCACCTCGTCGCACGCGTGGCTCGCGTGGGCGGCCACCGCCGCTTCGCTCGCGTGGTTCGCCGTGCGCACCTCGAGGCATTCGAGCCCCATCGTCGACCCGCGGCTTCTTCGCCATCCCGCGTTCGTCTGGTCGAACCTCGCGCTCGGGCTCCTGTCGGTCGCCTTCGCCGCCGAGCTGCTCGGGGTCGTGCTCGCGTTCGAGAAGATCTTCCACGGCTCGATGTTGACGATCGGCTTCGCCATGGCGCCCGGCCCGTGCCTCGTTCCGTTGTGGGCCGCGCTGGGGCATCGATTGAACCAGCGATGGTCCGCCGGCGCGGTCGTCTTCGTCGGCGCCCTCGCGTTCGCCGCCGCGCCGCTCGCGATGATCGCGGGGTCGCAGGGAGGGCTCCATTATCTGGGCATCTTGCCGGGCTGGGTGCTCGCGGGCGTGGGCGTCGGCTTTGCCATTCCGACGGGCTTCGCGGCCGCGACCGCGACATTGCCTCCGGAGCAGAGCTCGACGGGCAGCGCGGTCGCCAACATGAGCCGCCAGGTCGGCATGGTGATCGGCACGAGCGTGCTTCTCGGCATCATGGGCGCGGCCGTGACCGAACGCGCGTTCGCGAGCGGCTTCTGGTTCGCCAGCGCAGTCTCTGCGATCGGCGCCGCAGCAGCGCTTGGATTGCGCCGCGTGACGTCACCGCGTCTGTCGCTTCGTTCGTCGGGTCGCGATTGA